The window GGGCCGTTCGTTCTTCCTCCACCTTTCTTGCACCCGTCGAATCCACAGCATCACTCCCGGCAAAATCCACCTTTGCCATCCTAATACTACTGCAATTAAAATGAATTGAAGCTCGGTGGTCGCTATTTCTTGAGCTGCATTGGTGCGTCCTTATTGTTGttgttcgagagagagagagaggcgtggACGGGTACCGAGCGGAGGATGACTACGACTACTTGTTCAAGCTGGTGCTCATCGGGGACTCCGGGGTGGGCAAGTCCAACCTCCTCTCCCGCTTCACCCGGAACGAGTTCAACCTCGAGTCCAAGTCCACCATCGGCGTCGAGTTCGCCACCCGCAGCATCACCGTCGACGGCAAGATTCTGAAGGCCCGGATATGGGACACCGCCGGCCAAGAGAGGTGCTTACTCTTCCCGGATATCCCTTTCCTGGTCATTTCTTCTCTTGCATTTAGATTTCCCTTTGAAGTTAATCTATGACAGGGATGCCGATTTCTTCCATGGGCTGTGGAAGGGGATTACTGATTCTGGTGGTATAGTAGATTACAGTGCGTAAGGATCGGATTTGTCCGAACTTGAATCCGTTTCTCAGCGATTTTTAtagtttgataatgattttgtgtTCCAATAtccaatttttcttgagttcgaaAATCAATTAGTCGAATAAAAATAAAACGATCGCATTTAATTTGCATAAATTTTCAACAGTGGTTTGCTCTATGCTACTGGCTTTAACATCTTGGCCAGAGAAAAAGAAGAGTCATCAAATCAGAGAGGAACCTAAATACTACTAAATTCGGACCATTTGTTGTCTTAAAGCCCAAGATACTAAATACAAATTTGATCCAACTCCCTCAGCAACCTTACGAGTCAATTTAGTTGACTTCGTTACTATTTAACTTGATCCATTTTCAGTAGGTCAGTCCGTGAAGACGAAAACCATGGTTGAGATCAAGCCATGCTAAATAGCATTCCTGATAAAGGAAGGGCTTGCTTGGATGCTCTTAGGTCTGTTTCTTAGGCGTGATCCTTGAAAGATCCTCTTTAAAGAATTGAATAAAAGGAATACTCTGAGACGATAAAGTATTTTATCGCCTTACCTTTACCTAAATTTGTCAAGATAGCCAGTGTGTTGTCTTTGATCCTGAAAGCTTTTTGTTAACTTCCAAAAATTATCACTAAGAAATCTTTCATTTCTATACAAAAGTAgcagatttctttcttttttcccttGTATGCTTCTACCCCCATGAAGTTCTGAATTCACCCCTGTTAAACCTCCCAAGTGACTATTTCATGATCCAAAAAAGAAGTGTTGCTATAAGATGCAAAATCGATAAAGATCAACTGCTGGCATGAGCAAAAGAAGCTTATCTAAGGTTTGCAACACTCAGATCAACCTCTGTGATATGAAAGCACACAACTGCCATCAGTGCACCATGTAATATAAAAGCATACAACTTCTAACAGGATGTATATCGAATTATACTCCCCATATTATGCTAAAGAGAGTAGCTCTGTTGGTAGTAGCAACTGGTGAACTAAGAATCATCGATAAATTCAGAATGGCACTACTAAATTTTCCTAATCTTACTGAAAAGTATTATATAAAACTTACACCCGCAATTATATGATCTGATCAATAGTAAAGGAATTCTCTGTAGATGTGGCTTGTTATCAGTAGAACAGTTTAAGTTGGAATAATAGGAGTTAGATCCCAATTAAATATCTCACAGGAACCTTCTGAGAAGACATAATGGAAAGACAATATCAATGTTGCGAAGCCTGAAGCAAACGAGGGgtgaaatctaaaaaaaattaacataacTACCCAACACTCTAGCCTTTCTTTCCATTTATGTTACCTAAGTCTCTTTCTCATTCCTCATTTGTTCTTTATCCCATTTTCTTCTACTCCTCCTCCCATCTACATGTGATCAGTAAGCCTGCTGCTTGGCAGCTTATGAGAGCCCCAGTGTAGAGGATATGACGTTTCTTCTCGGGGTCCTGAATTGGAGGAGAATTAATTTAATTGCAAACTGACTAGGTGACACTGTTCTTAAATTCCTTTGTAGTTTCATCCTCTAAACAGGCCTACAAGAATCCAATAGAAttatttaagagagagagagagagagaaaagggaaAATTGAAGAGGGTAGTTGAGAGTAACAAGTAGTGAGAAATGATCAAAGGAGGATAAGTTAGAGAacagttagagagagagaggagagagactgACTTGATGGGAAAATCTTTTAGTTAAAACTAGTTGGGCTAGGGATTTATAAACAATTAATTGATTTCAAACAAAAGGTGATAtgcttgattcaataatttgagtATTTCATATTTACATGTGGTTGGAAATTTTGAGAATGCAAATGTAAAGTAATGTGCTTCCAAGCAAAGAGCTCCAAACTAAACGAAGCTAAGTGGTGCACCATGatttatcaaaaatcattatGGACATGCAAACATGAGTTGACAGAGAAATCTAATCTTAATATTCTTACATGAGAGTTTGACAACCTCATCACTCTTGACCGAGAACAGATTTGTTCAGCATGTTCAACCTTTGGTTTCTTGTTTATAGACTACAATTTGCACAGAAGATAAGCAGATCCATGAACATGTAACCTACTAAAGGTAACAACTGTCATAATATGGACATGCAAAAATATTCTATATGGGCATTATAACCTGAGAATAATGCCATGGAtcttaaaattgtcagatctggcACAAGCTGAAAACCATATCCAGTGCTAATTTGGTGCATTTCTGGCTGAAAGCTTGTTTGGTATGTATCACCTAACCTGGCCTACGATTGTAGGTATCGTGCCATAACAAGTGCTTACTACCGGGGAGCGGTGGGTGCATTGCTGGTGTATGATGTTACTAGACATACTACATTTGAGAATGTTTCACGGTGGCTGAGGGAGTTGAGGGACCATACAGATCCTAACATAATTATCATGCTCATCGCCAACAAGTCAGACCTCCGTCACCTTATTGCTGTTCCTACTGAAGATGGCAAGGCTTATGCTGAGAAGGAATCTTTATATTTTATGGAAACATCTGCATTAGAAGCAACAAATGTGGACAATGCATTTGCAGAGGTCTTGACTCAGATTTACCATATTGTCAGcaggaaggcagtggaggctggtGATGATGCAGCATCTTCTGCACCACCTAGTACAGGTGAAAGAATAAACGTGAAAGATGATGCGTCGATGAGGAAACTTAGCTGCTGTTCAACTTAGGTAATACTAATGTTACCCAAAGGTTACCGTCTCTTTGGGATGCATGTTTTAGGTTTTTTTCTGTAGTATTTGAGTTCACTCGTTTTCTTTCGATATCAACAATTATGGATCTGAACTTCAAACTGAGGCTGTGTTCTTAACCAGTGGTACTGCAAATCTGCAAGTATAATCCATTATTCCATTTGTTGAGACGAATGATTTACTATGGTGTAAATTAGGATTGACCAAATTAGAAATTGGAAAAGCACATTGTTGTGCAGGTTAGAACTTAAGAGTTTGAGAACCAGTTGTTTGTTGATCCTTTCTTGTACATCCTTGTGACATATAGGCTGCTGCCCAATTCCCAACCACAAGAAGAAGAATTGACAAGAGATGGGCTTATATGTTAACCTAAGAGACGATTAGTGCTAGATAGATCAATCTTATTGGTTACAGTATGATCCAAGCACATAGAGGGGCAACTCTCCATATTTTCTCATGCTATTAGAAGAGTGTAAACAAAGGGGAAATATTGTCAGAATGTCGGATTTCGTATATAAATTTTTCCTGaattcatctttttcttttgttctccTTTTGTCTTCCTTCCTCAAAAGTTGGGTCCACTCATTGTGCAGAAGCTTCATTCCTAAAACCAAGCTGATCCGGAGGTGATCAAAGCGGACAAATCCAACCAAGCTCACTCACGAGATTCCGGGAATCTGAATCTGTCCTCTCTGCAACAAATAACACTGCACTGGAGCCCCTCGATAACAAGAAGCCATCTTCATTGTACGCTCATCAATGATACCTTCGTTTGGAAGGCAGAGCACCATCATTCAGGTGGTTAGATACTGATAGCACTATCACCTAATTGTGACCTGTGTAGTAAAGAAGCAAACATCATCGAGCATGGAAATGACAGGAAGGCAAGGGCACTGTCATTTAAGATAAACAACTTAGAAGGACAAGTCCAGCTAAAAAGATGCCACCTTTTGCCTGTAAATCCAAGCAAAAAATCAAGAGTCAACAAAGGACTGTCCTCTCATTACCTCCATTCATACCATTACTTTACCAACATTTCATCAGCTACCAGTATTAATTTATCCGCAAACCGGAAACAGCTGAGAAAGAGAGAATAGAATTGTGTTTCACCTTGGTAACATGAGCTCAGTGCTGACTCAGGAGAATAGTTCTACAATGATTTCTTCATATGCGAGATGAGATtgaatagtagtagtagtagtaaagaATTTTTGCTCATAGACTTGTTTGATTTCAGGTGCTTCAGCGACAAATCCTGGGGAAACTACGACCTACAAAATCTCTTTTTTATTCGGGAGAATGGTGCTACAGTGATCGTGAATGAGATGAGACTGAAGAGTTGCTGAGAAATAaatagaggaaaaaaaaagaattttttttgctCTTGGATTCAAACTAGTTCGCTTTCGAGGTGCGTCAGCTACAAACCTTGGAGAAGCAAACAAGGAAGATGACCAAGAAAACAAAGCAGGACAGCCCAATGGCCACCCCAAGCACCAGCTTACTCGGCCCGTGGTGACTCCCGCCGTTGCTCCCTCTGTCTCTACTCCCTTCGTCGCTGCTGTCGTCGGAGTAATCCGACGAGTCCGCCCGAGTGGAGCGGTCCGCGGGTGGCGACACTGGCAGCCCGTACTTGTCGCAGGGAGCGATCCCGAGCTTGAGACTGGAAGAAAGCTGAGTGTGGTTGTAGCAGAGGTTGTTGTTGCCGCCCACCTTGAAGACCTCAAACCGTCGTAGGAAGGACGCGTTGAAGGGGAACACTCCCTGGAAGTTGTTCTTCTCCAAGTTTAGGAGCTTTAGCCCTTTCATCTCGGCTAGGAACTTTGGGATGCTTCCGTTGAACTGATTCGAGCTCAGATCGAGGTGGACGAGTGCTGAAAGCTGCGATATCGAGTCGGGGACTGGGCCGGAGAGCGAATTGCGAGCGAAAGATGCGTTTTTGAGGGCGGCGAGGTCGCCGATGGTGTCGGGGAGGGATCCGGTGAGGGCATTGGAGCTGAGATCGAGGGTCTGGATCAAGCCGAGCACGGAGATGGAGCTCGGGATGCGGCCTTTGAGGAGGTTGGAGGAGAGGTTGAGGTGGACGAGGCCGAGGGCGTTCCAGTGGTGGGGAACGACGCCAGAGAGGTTGGTGGCGGAGATGGTGGCAGAGCGGAGGTGGTGCATCTGGGAGAGGATGACAGCTGGGCCGCTGGCGGAGACGGGGACGCCGACGACGGAGAGGTCAGTTAGGTTCTGAAAGCGGGAGAGCCAGACGCCGGTGAGGTGGCGGAGGGAGGCGTCGCAAGAGAAGGAACGGAGGGAGGCGGTGAGGGGTCCGGGGAGATGCCTGGGAACGGGGATGGGGCAGCGGAGGAAGGCGAGGGAGCGGAGCGTCGAGAGGGCGCGGAGGGCGGTGGTGGGAATGTCGAGGTCCGGGGAGCAGTTGGCGAGGCGGAGGGAGACGAGGTGGCGGAAGGGGGTATCGTCGTCGCAGGCGGTGGCGTTGCCATGGGGGGAGGGGTCGGCGCAGGGGTCGGTGGCTGTGGGGAATCCCATGGACTGGAGCGCCGTGAGCTGCCGGGGGTCGAGGGTGGAGCCTTGAGCGGCGGAGGGAGGACGGGGGGACGCATTCGACGCCGGGGGGGAAGGCGCGGGGGAGGCTTTCGGCGATG of the Musa acuminata AAA Group cultivar baxijiao chromosome BXJ3-2, Cavendish_Baxijiao_AAA, whole genome shotgun sequence genome contains:
- the LOC135631569 gene encoding ras-related protein RIC2-like, whose protein sequence is IEARWSLFLELHWCVLIVVVRERERGVDGYRAEDDYDYLFKLVLIGDSGVGKSNLLSRFTRNEFNLESKSTIGVEFATRSITVDGKILKARIWDTAGQERYRAITSAYYRGAVGALLVYDVTRHTTFENVSRWLRELRDHTDPNIIIMLIANKSDLRHLIAVPTEDGKAYAEKESLYFMETSALEATNVDNAFAEVLTQIYHIVSRKAVEAGDDAASSAPPSTGERINVKDDASMRKLSCCST
- the LOC135631461 gene encoding receptor-like protein 51: MERRPIALLILLALLPFYTWIGGGAAAVPPSPSPKASPAPSPPASNASPRPPSAAQGSTLDPRQLTALQSMGFPTATDPCADPSPHGNATACDDDTPFRHLVSLRLANCSPDLDIPTTALRALSTLRSLAFLRCPIPVPRHLPGPLTASLRSFSCDASLRHLTGVWLSRFQNLTDLSVVGVPVSASGPAVILSQMHHLRSATISATNLSGVVPHHWNALGLVHLNLSSNLLKGRIPSSISVLGLIQTLDLSSNALTGSLPDTIGDLAALKNASFARNSLSGPVPDSISQLSALVHLDLSSNQFNGSIPKFLAEMKGLKLLNLEKNNFQGVFPFNASFLRRFEVFKVGGNNNLCYNHTQLSSSLKLGIAPCDKYGLPVSPPADRSTRADSSDYSDDSSDEGSRDRGSNGGSHHGPSKLVLGVAIGLSCFVFLVIFLVCFSKVCS